A single genomic interval of Juglans regia cultivar Chandler chromosome 1, Walnut 2.0, whole genome shotgun sequence harbors:
- the LOC109009830 gene encoding protein EFFECTOR OF TRANSCRIPTION 2-like isoform X2: MGPSDWEDYSLGKEGAERYRVHNLPKSSGPGVYELGIAVSRTGLGREVGRLNPDRIVVVYLGQADNVRTRLQRYGRTGAHLSNSYPNGQPNYSKSVSLQKGPGLFEEIFSRRCPIVFRWAPMENKREAEKTEAQLLNRFDYGWNTSDNGVRRPNDILRRLDRTAANTTQFPNVVRKLLPFGQKQVGISIKACKLPSPENKLSARADEESDNFLSSVFKFSRSLPRFLSDRSIVIEENTSFCGVVLGDGLVCRRPPVDRRKRCAEHKGMRINGSIPMLVPTLVTVGKSESTLGSESVTVGKWQNVHKAGLDSSCSDQNSSALCKPGVVQTQAASKSSVVSKDTTTMCGVDLGDGIYCTRQPARGRVRCDEHKGMRIRGSIFESVTVGKWQNVHRAGLDSSCSDQNSSALCKPGVVQTQASSKSSVVSKDTTTICGVDLGYGIYCTRQPATGRVRCDEHKGLRVNGLGSKLAAEDKSHLSDTGSKFNSCEYEYGNTSAPTCGATLHNGSQCRRQPVQGNKRCWQHKGMRADSSSAGFGSEITSLTCGVSLQNGSVCMRSPAHGRKRCEQHRGRRITNSSYF; this comes from the exons ATGG GTCCTTCCGATTGGGAAGACTATTCACTGGGAAAGGAAGGAGCTGAAAGGTACAGGGTTCACAACCTTCCTAAAAGTTCTGGCCCTGGAGTATATGAGCTTGGGATTGCTGTGTCTCGGACCGGGTTAGGGCGTGAGGTTGGCAGACTTAATCCAGACCGCATAGTCGTGGTTTACCTTGGTCAGGCTGACAATGTTAGAACACGACTCCAGCGGTATGGCAGGACAGGTGCTCATTTGAGCAATAGCTACCCTAATGGTCAACCAAATTACTCTAAGAGTGTATCTCTCCAGAAAGGGCCCGGATTGTTTGAGGAGATATTTTCACGACGCTGCCCCATTGTTTTTAGATGGGCTCCG ATGGAAAACAAGAGAGAGGCTGAGAAGACAGAAGCTCAGCTTCTCAATAGATTTGATTATGGATGGAACACAAGCGATAATGGTGTACGACGACCAAATGATATCCTTCGGAGACTTGACAGAACTGCTGCAAACACTACTCAATTTCCCAATGTTGTCAGAAAACTTCTTCCATTTGGTCAGAAGCAAGTAGGCATTAGCATCAAAGCATGCAAGCTGCCATCACCAGAGAACAAATTGAGTGCCCGTGCTGATGAAGAGAGCGACAATTTCCTATCTTCAGTATTCAAATTTAGCAGATCGCTGCCTAGGTTTTTATCGGATAGAAGTATTGTCATAGAAGAGAATACTAGTTTTTGTGGGGTGGTCTTGGGTGATGGCTTGGTTTGTAGGAGGCCACCGGTTGATAGAAGAAAGAGGTGTGCTGAACACAAAGGGATGCGAATTAATGGGTCCATCCCAATGTTGGTCCCAACTTTGGTTACAGTAGGTAAATCAGAGAGCACACTAGGTTCTGAGTCAGTTACAGTAGGAAAATGGCAAAATGTGCACAAGGCAGGCTTGGATTCCAGTTGTAGCGATCAGAATTCCTCTGCGTTATGCAAACCTGGAGTGGTGCAAACTCAAGCTGCCTCAAAGAGTTCTGTTGTCAGCAAGGACACCACCACTATGTGTGGGGTGGATTTAGGTGATGGGATTTACTGTACAAGACAACCAGCTAGAGGAAGAGTAAGGTGTGATGAGCATAAAGGTATGAGAATACGTGGATCTATTTTTGAGTCAGTTACAGTAGGAAAATGGCAAAATGTGCACAGGGCAGGCTTGGATTCCAGTTGTAGCGATCAAAATTCCTCTGCATTATGCAAACCTGGAGTGGTGCAAACTCAAGCTTCCTCAAAGAGTTCTGTTGTCAGCAAGGACACCACAACTATTTGTGGGGTGGATTTAGGTTATGGGATTTACTGTACAAGACAACCAGCTACAGGAAGAGTAAGGTGTGATGAGCACAAAGGGCTCAGAGTGAACGGGTTGGGCTCCAAATTAGCAGCAGAAGACAAATCCCATTTATCTGACACGGGTTCGAAATTCAATTCTTGTGAATATGAATATGGCAACACTAGTGCCCCTACATGTGGAGCAACGTTACACAATGGTTCTCAGTGTAGAAGGCAACCAGTCCAAGGGAATAAAAGGTGTTGGCAACATAAAGGCATGAGGGCCGATAGTTCTTCAGCTGGGTTTGGCTCAGAAATAACTTCTCTCACATGTGGTGTCAGCTTACAGAATGGGTCTGTCTGTATGAGGAGTCCTGCTCATGGAAGGAAGAGGTGTGAGCAGCACAGGGGGAGGAGAATCACTAATTCCTCCTATTTCTGA
- the LOC109009830 gene encoding protein EFFECTOR OF TRANSCRIPTION 2-like isoform X1: MVASDVSSVAAARLKREDWNRTKHDPVFSEWQILVGPSDWEDYSLGKEGAERYRVHNLPKSSGPGVYELGIAVSRTGLGREVGRLNPDRIVVVYLGQADNVRTRLQRYGRTGAHLSNSYPNGQPNYSKSVSLQKGPGLFEEIFSRRCPIVFRWAPMENKREAEKTEAQLLNRFDYGWNTSDNGVRRPNDILRRLDRTAANTTQFPNVVRKLLPFGQKQVGISIKACKLPSPENKLSARADEESDNFLSSVFKFSRSLPRFLSDRSIVIEENTSFCGVVLGDGLVCRRPPVDRRKRCAEHKGMRINGSIPMLVPTLVTVGKSESTLGSESVTVGKWQNVHKAGLDSSCSDQNSSALCKPGVVQTQAASKSSVVSKDTTTMCGVDLGDGIYCTRQPARGRVRCDEHKGMRIRGSIFESVTVGKWQNVHRAGLDSSCSDQNSSALCKPGVVQTQASSKSSVVSKDTTTICGVDLGYGIYCTRQPATGRVRCDEHKGLRVNGLGSKLAAEDKSHLSDTGSKFNSCEYEYGNTSAPTCGATLHNGSQCRRQPVQGNKRCWQHKGMRADSSSAGFGSEITSLTCGVSLQNGSVCMRSPAHGRKRCEQHRGRRITNSSYF; encoded by the exons ATTCTTGTAGGTCCTTCCGATTGGGAAGACTATTCACTGGGAAAGGAAGGAGCTGAAAGGTACAGGGTTCACAACCTTCCTAAAAGTTCTGGCCCTGGAGTATATGAGCTTGGGATTGCTGTGTCTCGGACCGGGTTAGGGCGTGAGGTTGGCAGACTTAATCCAGACCGCATAGTCGTGGTTTACCTTGGTCAGGCTGACAATGTTAGAACACGACTCCAGCGGTATGGCAGGACAGGTGCTCATTTGAGCAATAGCTACCCTAATGGTCAACCAAATTACTCTAAGAGTGTATCTCTCCAGAAAGGGCCCGGATTGTTTGAGGAGATATTTTCACGACGCTGCCCCATTGTTTTTAGATGGGCTCCG ATGGAAAACAAGAGAGAGGCTGAGAAGACAGAAGCTCAGCTTCTCAATAGATTTGATTATGGATGGAACACAAGCGATAATGGTGTACGACGACCAAATGATATCCTTCGGAGACTTGACAGAACTGCTGCAAACACTACTCAATTTCCCAATGTTGTCAGAAAACTTCTTCCATTTGGTCAGAAGCAAGTAGGCATTAGCATCAAAGCATGCAAGCTGCCATCACCAGAGAACAAATTGAGTGCCCGTGCTGATGAAGAGAGCGACAATTTCCTATCTTCAGTATTCAAATTTAGCAGATCGCTGCCTAGGTTTTTATCGGATAGAAGTATTGTCATAGAAGAGAATACTAGTTTTTGTGGGGTGGTCTTGGGTGATGGCTTGGTTTGTAGGAGGCCACCGGTTGATAGAAGAAAGAGGTGTGCTGAACACAAAGGGATGCGAATTAATGGGTCCATCCCAATGTTGGTCCCAACTTTGGTTACAGTAGGTAAATCAGAGAGCACACTAGGTTCTGAGTCAGTTACAGTAGGAAAATGGCAAAATGTGCACAAGGCAGGCTTGGATTCCAGTTGTAGCGATCAGAATTCCTCTGCGTTATGCAAACCTGGAGTGGTGCAAACTCAAGCTGCCTCAAAGAGTTCTGTTGTCAGCAAGGACACCACCACTATGTGTGGGGTGGATTTAGGTGATGGGATTTACTGTACAAGACAACCAGCTAGAGGAAGAGTAAGGTGTGATGAGCATAAAGGTATGAGAATACGTGGATCTATTTTTGAGTCAGTTACAGTAGGAAAATGGCAAAATGTGCACAGGGCAGGCTTGGATTCCAGTTGTAGCGATCAAAATTCCTCTGCATTATGCAAACCTGGAGTGGTGCAAACTCAAGCTTCCTCAAAGAGTTCTGTTGTCAGCAAGGACACCACAACTATTTGTGGGGTGGATTTAGGTTATGGGATTTACTGTACAAGACAACCAGCTACAGGAAGAGTAAGGTGTGATGAGCACAAAGGGCTCAGAGTGAACGGGTTGGGCTCCAAATTAGCAGCAGAAGACAAATCCCATTTATCTGACACGGGTTCGAAATTCAATTCTTGTGAATATGAATATGGCAACACTAGTGCCCCTACATGTGGAGCAACGTTACACAATGGTTCTCAGTGTAGAAGGCAACCAGTCCAAGGGAATAAAAGGTGTTGGCAACATAAAGGCATGAGGGCCGATAGTTCTTCAGCTGGGTTTGGCTCAGAAATAACTTCTCTCACATGTGGTGTCAGCTTACAGAATGGGTCTGTCTGTATGAGGAGTCCTGCTCATGGAAGGAAGAGGTGTGAGCAGCACAGGGGGAGGAGAATCACTAATTCCTCCTATTTCTGA
- the LOC109009866 gene encoding uncharacterized protein LOC109009866, with translation MGFSNAKRCVLHLSLLDLSPKNSLCSLYYDSFLPNLSSSSFLFRARSSSFFSRARSFFISSSPFVFVYELVSLPLLDLSPNPKPNAAVRCRRRFAIQISTKQRHPRVKLPYGAKKIVPSGCRAMIGQVAGGGRTHEKSLLKTGNAYHKFRVEKLLAQGTWCGNEPSRASSWRR, from the exons ATGGGGTTTAGCAATGCAAAGCGGTGCGTTTTACATTTGTCACTACTTGATCTCTCTCCCAAGAACTCTCTATGCTCTCTGTACTACGATTCATTCCTTCCtaacctttcttcttcttcgtttctcTTCCGTGCTCGATCTTCTTCGTTTTTCTCTCGTGCTCgatctttcttcatttcttcttctccatttgtCTTTGTTTATGAATTGGTTTCTCTCCCCCTGCTCGATCTCTCTCCCAACCCTAAACCTAACGCAGCTGTGCGATGCCGAAGAAGATTCGCAATCCAGATATCCACCAAGCAACGCCATCCTAG GGTCAAACTCCCATATGGTGCCAAGAAAATCGTTCCAAGTGGCTGCCGAGCAATGATTGGTCAGGTTGCTGGTGGAGGGAGAACTCATGAGAAGTCACTTCTCAAGACTGGTAATGCATACCACAAGTTCAGAGTGGAGAAACTGCTGGCCCAAGGTACGTGGTGTGGCAATGAACCCAGTCGAGCATCCTCATGGAGGAGGTAA
- the LOC109009830 gene encoding protein EFFECTOR OF TRANSCRIPTION 2-like isoform X4: protein MAGPSDWEDYSLGKEGAERYRVHNLPKSSGPGVYELGIAVSRTGLGREVGRLNPDRIVVVYLGQADNVRTRLQRYGRTGAHLSNSYPNGQPNYSKSVSLQKGPGLFEEIFSRRCPIVFRWAPMENKREAEKTEAQLLNRFDYGWNTSDNGVRRPNDILRRLDRTAANTTQFPNVVRKLLPFGQKQVGISIKACKLPSPENKLSARADEESDNFLSSVFKFSRSLPRFLSDRSIVIEENTSFCGVVLGDGLVCRRPPVDRRKRCAEHKGMRINGSIPMLVPTLVTVGKSESTLGSESVTVGKWQNVHKAGLDSSCSDQNSSALCKPGVVQTQAASKSSVVSKDTTTMCGVDLGDGIYCTRQPARGRVRCDEHKGMRIRGSIFESVTVGKWQNVHRAGLDSSCSDQNSSALCKPGVVQTQASSKSSVVSKDTTTICGVDLGYGIYCTRQPATGRVRCDEHKGLRVNGLGSKLAAEDKSHLSDTGSKFNSCEYEYGNTSAPTCGATLHNGSQCRRQPVQGNKRCWQHKGMRADSSSAGFGSEITSLTCGVSLQNGSVCMRSPAHGRKRCEQHRGRRITNSSYF, encoded by the exons GTCCTTCCGATTGGGAAGACTATTCACTGGGAAAGGAAGGAGCTGAAAGGTACAGGGTTCACAACCTTCCTAAAAGTTCTGGCCCTGGAGTATATGAGCTTGGGATTGCTGTGTCTCGGACCGGGTTAGGGCGTGAGGTTGGCAGACTTAATCCAGACCGCATAGTCGTGGTTTACCTTGGTCAGGCTGACAATGTTAGAACACGACTCCAGCGGTATGGCAGGACAGGTGCTCATTTGAGCAATAGCTACCCTAATGGTCAACCAAATTACTCTAAGAGTGTATCTCTCCAGAAAGGGCCCGGATTGTTTGAGGAGATATTTTCACGACGCTGCCCCATTGTTTTTAGATGGGCTCCG ATGGAAAACAAGAGAGAGGCTGAGAAGACAGAAGCTCAGCTTCTCAATAGATTTGATTATGGATGGAACACAAGCGATAATGGTGTACGACGACCAAATGATATCCTTCGGAGACTTGACAGAACTGCTGCAAACACTACTCAATTTCCCAATGTTGTCAGAAAACTTCTTCCATTTGGTCAGAAGCAAGTAGGCATTAGCATCAAAGCATGCAAGCTGCCATCACCAGAGAACAAATTGAGTGCCCGTGCTGATGAAGAGAGCGACAATTTCCTATCTTCAGTATTCAAATTTAGCAGATCGCTGCCTAGGTTTTTATCGGATAGAAGTATTGTCATAGAAGAGAATACTAGTTTTTGTGGGGTGGTCTTGGGTGATGGCTTGGTTTGTAGGAGGCCACCGGTTGATAGAAGAAAGAGGTGTGCTGAACACAAAGGGATGCGAATTAATGGGTCCATCCCAATGTTGGTCCCAACTTTGGTTACAGTAGGTAAATCAGAGAGCACACTAGGTTCTGAGTCAGTTACAGTAGGAAAATGGCAAAATGTGCACAAGGCAGGCTTGGATTCCAGTTGTAGCGATCAGAATTCCTCTGCGTTATGCAAACCTGGAGTGGTGCAAACTCAAGCTGCCTCAAAGAGTTCTGTTGTCAGCAAGGACACCACCACTATGTGTGGGGTGGATTTAGGTGATGGGATTTACTGTACAAGACAACCAGCTAGAGGAAGAGTAAGGTGTGATGAGCATAAAGGTATGAGAATACGTGGATCTATTTTTGAGTCAGTTACAGTAGGAAAATGGCAAAATGTGCACAGGGCAGGCTTGGATTCCAGTTGTAGCGATCAAAATTCCTCTGCATTATGCAAACCTGGAGTGGTGCAAACTCAAGCTTCCTCAAAGAGTTCTGTTGTCAGCAAGGACACCACAACTATTTGTGGGGTGGATTTAGGTTATGGGATTTACTGTACAAGACAACCAGCTACAGGAAGAGTAAGGTGTGATGAGCACAAAGGGCTCAGAGTGAACGGGTTGGGCTCCAAATTAGCAGCAGAAGACAAATCCCATTTATCTGACACGGGTTCGAAATTCAATTCTTGTGAATATGAATATGGCAACACTAGTGCCCCTACATGTGGAGCAACGTTACACAATGGTTCTCAGTGTAGAAGGCAACCAGTCCAAGGGAATAAAAGGTGTTGGCAACATAAAGGCATGAGGGCCGATAGTTCTTCAGCTGGGTTTGGCTCAGAAATAACTTCTCTCACATGTGGTGTCAGCTTACAGAATGGGTCTGTCTGTATGAGGAGTCCTGCTCATGGAAGGAAGAGGTGTGAGCAGCACAGGGGGAGGAGAATCACTAATTCCTCCTATTTCTGA
- the LOC109009875 gene encoding serine acetyltransferase 5 yields MPAGELMYPPDQEIKEAEEGEEGWVWTQIKTEARRDAEAEPALASYLYSTILSHSSLERSLSFHLGNKLCSSTLLSTLLYDLFLNALSSDANIRSATVADLRAAHVRDPACVSFSHCLLNYKGFLACQAHRVAHKLWTQSRRPLALALHSRVSDVFAVDIHPAARIGKGILFDHATGVVVGETAVIGNNVSILHHVTLGGTGKVGGDRHPKIGDGVLIGAGATILGNVRIGEGAKIGAGSVVLIDVPPRTTAVGNPARLVGGKERPAKHEDVPGESMDHTSFISEWSDYII; encoded by the exons ATGCCCGCTGGCGAGCTCATGTACCCGCCCGATCAGGAGATTAAGGAGGCGGAGGAGGGGGAGGAGGGATGGGTTTGGACTCAAATAAAGACCGAGGCTCGTCGCGATGCGGAGGCGGAGCCAGCGCTTGCGAGCTACCTGTACTCGACGATACTGTCTCACTCTTCGCTGGAACGCTCTCTGTCGTTCCACCTTGGGAACAAACTGTGCTCTTCCACTCTCCTCTCCACTCTCCTCTACGATCTCTTCCTCAACGCCTTATCCTCTGATGCCAACATCCGCTCCGCCACTGTCGCCGATCTCCGCGCCGCCCACGTCCGTGACCCCGCTTGCGTTTCCTTCTCCCACTGCCTCCTCAACTACAAGGGCTTCTTGGCCTGTCAG GCTCATCGAGTGGCTCACAAGCTGTGGACGCAGTCGCGGCGGCCACTTGCTCTGGCGCTCCACTCCCGAGTCTCTGACGTATTCGCAGTGGACATTCACCCGGCAGCGAGGATTGGGAAAGGGATTCTGTTTGATCACGCAACAGGCGTGGTGGTGGGCGAGACGGCTGTGATTGGGAACAACGTGTCAATCCTGCATCATGTCACGCTAGGTGGGACTGGAAAGGTTGGGGGTGACAGGCACCCCAAGATTGGAGATGGTGTGCTGATTGGAGCGGGCGCAACCATTTTGGGGAATGTAAGGATTGGGGAGGGGGCGAAGATCGGGGCAGGCTCGGTGGTTCTGATTGACGTTCCGCCTCGGACCACAGCAGTAGGGAACCCAGCAAGACTGGTAGGAGGGAAGGAGCGGCCGGCCAAGCATGAGGATGTGCCTGGGGAGTCCATGGATCATACTTCCTTCATCTCAGAATGGTCAGATTATATAATCTGA
- the LOC109009830 gene encoding protein EFFECTOR OF TRANSCRIPTION 2-like isoform X3 translates to MGILLCLFSRFKKRPSDWEDYSLGKEGAERYRVHNLPKSSGPGVYELGIAVSRTGLGREVGRLNPDRIVVVYLGQADNVRTRLQRYGRTGAHLSNSYPNGQPNYSKSVSLQKGPGLFEEIFSRRCPIVFRWAPMENKREAEKTEAQLLNRFDYGWNTSDNGVRRPNDILRRLDRTAANTTQFPNVVRKLLPFGQKQVGISIKACKLPSPENKLSARADEESDNFLSSVFKFSRSLPRFLSDRSIVIEENTSFCGVVLGDGLVCRRPPVDRRKRCAEHKGMRINGSIPMLVPTLVTVGKSESTLGSESVTVGKWQNVHKAGLDSSCSDQNSSALCKPGVVQTQAASKSSVVSKDTTTMCGVDLGDGIYCTRQPARGRVRCDEHKGMRIRGSIFESVTVGKWQNVHRAGLDSSCSDQNSSALCKPGVVQTQASSKSSVVSKDTTTICGVDLGYGIYCTRQPATGRVRCDEHKGLRVNGLGSKLAAEDKSHLSDTGSKFNSCEYEYGNTSAPTCGATLHNGSQCRRQPVQGNKRCWQHKGMRADSSSAGFGSEITSLTCGVSLQNGSVCMRSPAHGRKRCEQHRGRRITNSSYF, encoded by the exons ATGGGTATTTTGCTCTGTCTTTTTTCCCGATTTAAAAAAC GTCCTTCCGATTGGGAAGACTATTCACTGGGAAAGGAAGGAGCTGAAAGGTACAGGGTTCACAACCTTCCTAAAAGTTCTGGCCCTGGAGTATATGAGCTTGGGATTGCTGTGTCTCGGACCGGGTTAGGGCGTGAGGTTGGCAGACTTAATCCAGACCGCATAGTCGTGGTTTACCTTGGTCAGGCTGACAATGTTAGAACACGACTCCAGCGGTATGGCAGGACAGGTGCTCATTTGAGCAATAGCTACCCTAATGGTCAACCAAATTACTCTAAGAGTGTATCTCTCCAGAAAGGGCCCGGATTGTTTGAGGAGATATTTTCACGACGCTGCCCCATTGTTTTTAGATGGGCTCCG ATGGAAAACAAGAGAGAGGCTGAGAAGACAGAAGCTCAGCTTCTCAATAGATTTGATTATGGATGGAACACAAGCGATAATGGTGTACGACGACCAAATGATATCCTTCGGAGACTTGACAGAACTGCTGCAAACACTACTCAATTTCCCAATGTTGTCAGAAAACTTCTTCCATTTGGTCAGAAGCAAGTAGGCATTAGCATCAAAGCATGCAAGCTGCCATCACCAGAGAACAAATTGAGTGCCCGTGCTGATGAAGAGAGCGACAATTTCCTATCTTCAGTATTCAAATTTAGCAGATCGCTGCCTAGGTTTTTATCGGATAGAAGTATTGTCATAGAAGAGAATACTAGTTTTTGTGGGGTGGTCTTGGGTGATGGCTTGGTTTGTAGGAGGCCACCGGTTGATAGAAGAAAGAGGTGTGCTGAACACAAAGGGATGCGAATTAATGGGTCCATCCCAATGTTGGTCCCAACTTTGGTTACAGTAGGTAAATCAGAGAGCACACTAGGTTCTGAGTCAGTTACAGTAGGAAAATGGCAAAATGTGCACAAGGCAGGCTTGGATTCCAGTTGTAGCGATCAGAATTCCTCTGCGTTATGCAAACCTGGAGTGGTGCAAACTCAAGCTGCCTCAAAGAGTTCTGTTGTCAGCAAGGACACCACCACTATGTGTGGGGTGGATTTAGGTGATGGGATTTACTGTACAAGACAACCAGCTAGAGGAAGAGTAAGGTGTGATGAGCATAAAGGTATGAGAATACGTGGATCTATTTTTGAGTCAGTTACAGTAGGAAAATGGCAAAATGTGCACAGGGCAGGCTTGGATTCCAGTTGTAGCGATCAAAATTCCTCTGCATTATGCAAACCTGGAGTGGTGCAAACTCAAGCTTCCTCAAAGAGTTCTGTTGTCAGCAAGGACACCACAACTATTTGTGGGGTGGATTTAGGTTATGGGATTTACTGTACAAGACAACCAGCTACAGGAAGAGTAAGGTGTGATGAGCACAAAGGGCTCAGAGTGAACGGGTTGGGCTCCAAATTAGCAGCAGAAGACAAATCCCATTTATCTGACACGGGTTCGAAATTCAATTCTTGTGAATATGAATATGGCAACACTAGTGCCCCTACATGTGGAGCAACGTTACACAATGGTTCTCAGTGTAGAAGGCAACCAGTCCAAGGGAATAAAAGGTGTTGGCAACATAAAGGCATGAGGGCCGATAGTTCTTCAGCTGGGTTTGGCTCAGAAATAACTTCTCTCACATGTGGTGTCAGCTTACAGAATGGGTCTGTCTGTATGAGGAGTCCTGCTCATGGAAGGAAGAGGTGTGAGCAGCACAGGGGGAGGAGAATCACTAATTCCTCCTATTTCTGA